The Caldicellulosiruptor acetigenus DNA window AGTAAAGGCAATAAAAAAACAAGTGAAGAATGCAGAACTTTCAAAACTTCATATGAGCGTATTGAAAAAGAACTGAGAAAACTTGAAAAATATATGCTGAATGAAAAAGAAGTTAGAGAACATCTATATGGAAGACCATATAAGACAAAAGCATAGAAGGTGAAATAGTAAATGTATTCAGAATTTCTTCCTTCTCAAACACCACTTTTCTATGCGAATAATTGCGACAGATACCAGAGACAAGAATGGATTAAAAAGATAGAAGAACTAACAGGAAGAAAAGTTCTGATTTATATTGCCAATCACAATCATCCTCTCAGCAGTATTACAAGAGATGACCTGCTTCCTTTTTATGATATATTGTATGACATTCGACCTGATTGTCAGGATGACGTAGACCTTATTGTTCATTCACCTGGTGGGGATCCAAATGCTGCTGAACTGATAGTAAATTCAATACTATCAAAAGCAAAGAGTTTTCGTGTTATTGTTCCGTTAATGGCTAAAAGTGCTGCTACCATGATGTGTTTGGCAGCAGATGAAATTGTAATGAGTGATTCATCTGAACTTGGTCCTATAGACCCGCAAATACCAATCAGACAACCTTCAGGAATAGTAGAATATAGACCTGCAATAGCTTTTTTAAAAGGGATTGAAAAAATAAAGGAAGAAGCAGAACAGAAAGGGTTAAATCCTGTTTACATACCGATACTACAGGGAATAGACCCTGCATTCTTGACCAGTTGTGAACAAGCCATAAATTTTACAAGAGACCTGGGGGAAAAATGGCTACTGCGGTCAATGTGCAAGGATAATCCTAAAAAAGCTGCTGAGATAGTGTCGCAACTTCTTGACATAGATAAATATCCTAACCATGGACAGGTTATAAACTATGAAGAAGCAAGACAGATAGGATTAAAGGTTGAATATATAAAGTTTGATTCTGACCTGTGGCAGCTAATCTGGAGATTAACAGTCATTTACCAGAATGAGTTAAGAACAAAACAACTGGTTAAGATTTTTGAATCAAGAAACTACTCGGCAGTAATATAACTTTAAAGGCAAGGTAGTCAACCTGAAGTACCATCCGCACAGGATGTCTAAAATAACCGCTGGATTGTCAGGGGGATGCTGCATAGCCTTTTCATATTCATATGGAATCAAAAACCTTATTAAGGCAACAGAGTTCAAAACAAGTGTTAAAAGTTGCTCCGCGTTCTCAAGCAGGGTTAGTGCAGGGATACAGGCAAAAAGACTGAAAGAAGGATTGTAAACGATTACATATGGACGTAGTAACGAAAAAACAATACTGGCAAATGGCAGGCTGGCTTGAAAGCTCAAACACAACCTGCAGAAGTGACTAAAATCCTTGAAGATCCTGCTTTTAAACCGTGTTGCAAAACCGGAAAATCGGGTGTATAATAAAATCAACTGGAGAACCTGTGTTGAAAATGCATCTACAGAAATGTAAAAAATAGATACAAAACTGCCCTGGTTTAATTAACCAGGGTTTTTTAGTTTGCTAAAAGTTATTTCAATGTGGTATACTATTAAGTAGACAAATCAATCTACAGGGTGATAATCTCTGATGAACAAAACCACAACAGTAAGAGTGGATATTGAAACATATGAAGGCTTAAAAAAACTTTCTCAGCAACTCAATCAACCAATGCAGAAGATAATTCAGGAAGCTCTTGCAGAGTACAAAAGAAAAGTTATACTTTCAGCAACTGCGGAAGCTTTTGCTGCTCTTAAAGAAAACAATAAGCTGTGGCAGGAAGAAATTGAAGAAAGACAGCTGTGGGAAAACACATTGCAGGATGGGATTGAAAAATGAACCCTACAAGAGGAGAAATATGGCTTGTAGATTTAAATCCTACACGGGGCCATGAACAGAGCGGTGTTCGACCAGCAGTAATAATCTCTGTTGATGAGTTCAATTCATGTCCTGCTGACTTAGTGGTTGTTGTGCCAATCACAAGCAAGAACAAGAATATACCCATGCATGTAGAGATACAGCCTGAAAACAGCGGGCTTGCCAGAGTGTCGTTTGCAAAACCGGAAGATATAAGGTCAATTTCAAAAGAAAGGCTTGTAAAAAAGATAGGACAATTACCAAAAGAAAAATTGAAAGAACTGGAGGAGAAAATAAGGATTCTGCTGGGACTGTAGAGATAAGCCATAGCTGACAGGTGTTCGCTATTAGAAATGGTTGAATCCAGTTGCGAAGGATCTCGCAGATGTGCCTGTGGGAAAACTGAACAAAAAGCTCAAATCAGACACAGGGTGTATTGCAAAACCATTGATAGACCTGAATTTGCAGGCAGCAGGCAAACCTGAGAAGGGCTTTTGAGCTGGGGTTAGAGTACCAGAGTAAGCAACAAAGTAGGGAAGGAGATTGTAAACGATTACATAAGGATGCGACAGTAAAAGTCATACTACTGGTAAACAAAGCTGGTTCAAAAGCCCAAACAGAACCTGCGCCAGCAGTTAAAACTTGAGAATTCTAATTTTAAATTGTATTGCAAAACCTGAAAATCGGGTGTATAATAGAAACTGTCTGAAGCAATGTGTGGAGAATACGTCTACAGAAATGTAAAAATTGAAACAAAGTCACAGGTCTCTCTGTGACTTTTATTTTTTGTGTGGTATAATAAAAATGTAAAGGGTAAAATTCTCCTCCCCCTGCTGGAAGTTTGCTAAAAGAGGGGGAGTTAGCGAATGCGTGATAGTTTGCCACCACAGGAACATGATTCAACCTTTAAGTTCTTGTTTGAAGATCCAAAAGATATTCTCTTCCTCGTGAGAGATGTAATAGGCTACAGCTGGGCAAAAGATATTCAAGAAGACTCAATAGAACTTGCTGACAAAGAATTTGTAGATGAGGAATTTCTACAGAAAAGAGCAGACGTCATAGCAAAGGCAAGACTAAAAGACAGGGAAGTATACTTCTACATCTTAATTGAGAACCAGTCAACGGTAGCAGAAGACATGCCGGAAAGACTTCTAAAGTACATGATTTTGCTATGGGCCAGAAAGATAAGAGAAGGTACAGAAAAACTACCGGCAATAATCCCAATAGTCACATACAACGGGCTTGAAAAAGACTGGGATGTCCCACAGGAAATAATCAGCGAATTTGATATTTTCAAAGACGATATTTTCAGGTACGCAGTTGTCAACATTTCAAAATTGGATGCAAAGGCTCTGCTGCAAGAGGAAGAGGATATCTTGAGTCCAGTAGTGTTCTACTTAGAGCAGGCAAGAGATGATACAGAAGAGCTTGTAAAAAGACTGAAGGAGATTGTGCCAAAACTCAAGCAGTTCAGTCCTGCCACCCTGGAAAGATTTTTGATATGGGCGGGAAATGTAATTCGTCCAAGGCTTTTAAAGGAAGACAGACAGGAATATGACAGACTGGCAGAAAAGCTCAAGCAGGGGGAGCTGAGAAAATGGGTGAGTTTGTATCCAATGTTGCAAGACTTTTGGATGAGGTACAACTGAAAAAATTTAATCAAGGTAAAATTGAAGGCAGAATGGAAGGCAGAATGGAAGCACAACTCGAGATAGCAAGAAATCTGATACTTGAAGGTGCAGAAGACAGTTTTATAGCTAAAGTAACAGGACTTGATATTGAGAAAGTAAAAGAGCTTAGAAATCAGCAACAGAAACAATAGATTTCAAGGCAGGGTTTAATCCCTGCCTTTTGTTTTCAGGGGCAGGGGAAAAGTATAACAAATACATGTTCGCTATTTTAAAAAGGTCAAAACCGGTTGTTCACCGTTTAATTTCCGCGGAAGCTCCAACCTTTACAGGTTGGAGAGGAAGCGGGTTGATTTTTTCAATCATATGGTAAAATATACATGGTGAGTGAAAAATGAAGTTAACATTGTCCTGTAAATTCAAACTCTGGCTGTCGCAAGAACAAAAAAGAAAACTCCTAGAAACCACAAAAGCATACACTAACGCTATTAACTTTGTCTTAGCCGAAAACCTGAAAGACAAAACAACCAACGTAAAGAAACTGCACAAACTCTACTACAAGACTATTAGAAAGAGTTTTTCTCTCCCCGCCCAGCTGGCTATTAATGTCTACCGACAGGCAGCAGACATATACCAAACCCTGTGGTCACAATATAACAATCTACTGCACAGGGAACAAAATAGCAACACAACTAAAGAATTCTGGAATAAACCTTCAAAACGAAAAGCTTTCACGGTAAACTACACACACGGCCGTACCTTTTCCATCAAGTACGACCAGAATACAGATACCTTTTTTGTCTCCATCGCCTCCATCTATGGCAGAATTAAAAACATTCGAATCACCGGTTGGAAACAGCACTACAACTATTTAAAACACGGCGAAATAGGTGACCCTGTACTTGTCTATGATAAACCATCCAAAGAATTCTACCTGCACATCCCAGTAACCCTGGAAGTTGACGAAAAACTGTACAAAGAGATTACCGGTATAGACGTTGGTGAGAGAAACATTGTGACGGTAGTATCAACTGCTGGTACGAGATATACCGTACCGCTTCCTGACCAGGTTAGACGTATCAAGCATCACTATCACGAACTGCGCTCTCAGTTGATGTCAAAAGGCACTCGCTCTGCCAGAAGAAAACTCCAAAAGGTTGGCAGAAGCGAGAAACGGTTTGTGTCTGACTTTCTGCATAAACTTACCATAGACCTTGTCAGGAAGCATCCGGCAGCGCTGTTCGTCATGGAAGATTTGAGCATGATAAGGACAAACAGGTCAACGTACCGTGGTAGTGATGGTGAAGCACGCCGTCAAGCAGAACAATGGCCTTTTGCCGAACTGCAGAACAAATTGGAGTACAAATCAATACTCTACAATGGAATACGCCCAGTAAAGGTTGATCCGTCCTATACTTCGTTGTCCTGTCCTGTGTGCGGACATGTATCGAAAGATAACCGTCCAGGGCATGGTGAGTTATTTAAGTGTCAGCGCTGCGGTTATGAAGAAAATGCTGACATAGTAGGTGCAACGAACATAGCGATAAGGTACCTTGTGGAAGTTCAGCAGATAAACCTGAGAGGGCTGCTTGTCAACCAGCCTAATGCTCCCTGTCCGCAAGGGCAGGTAGAGCAAGCTCCTACCTCTACAGGTAGGAGTAGTTGACAGTCTCGCAAACGTGCCTGCGGAAAAGCTGAATCAAAAGCTCACAGCGGCTTTTGCATATAGCGAAAAACACAGACAACTACTGGGGTTGCAGACAGTAACCAAACCCGAAAATGGCTTTTGAGCCGGGCTTAAAATGTTAGAACAGGCCATAGAGTGAAAAGGGTGATTGTAAACGTTTACACAAGGATGCGACAGAAAAAAGTCATGTCAGCTACAAAACAGCTGGTTCAAAAGCCCAAACAAGACTTATGCCAGTAGTCAGAACCCTTGTGAATTCTAACTTTAAATTGTATTGCAAAACCTAAAAATTCGATGTATAATAAAAAACAGTTAGAGAAACTGTATTTAAAACCTGTCTACAGAAATGTAAAAATAGAAATTAGACCGCAGAAAACCTGCGGTTTTTGCTTTTTATAGCATAAACACGCTGACCTGTGGTATTCAGGGATATAGAAAATGAGTATGTGTAAGAAAGGGGCAAATTACAACATTGAGAAAACTGAGAGTATATCTGGACACCTCAGTTATCAGTCATTTGGACCAGCAGGATAATCCCGAGTATATGCAGGTAACAAAAGAATTTTGGGAGGAAGTTAAAAAGGGGAAGTATGATATATACATTTCAGATGCAGTAGCAACTGAGTTAGATGAGTGTCCAGAACCAAAGAAAAGTAAACTGTTTAAGTATCTTAATGGGATAGAGTATGAAAAAATTGTTATAGACGAGCAGGTAATGGAGCTTGCTGAGAAGTATATTGCTGAAGGAATAATTCCGGCAAAATATTCTGGTCATGCGATTCATATAGCTGCAGCAAGTGTCAA harbors:
- a CDS encoding SDH family Clp fold serine proteinase; its protein translation is MYSEFLPSQTPLFYANNCDRYQRQEWIKKIEELTGRKVLIYIANHNHPLSSITRDDLLPFYDILYDIRPDCQDDVDLIVHSPGGDPNAAELIVNSILSKAKSFRVIVPLMAKSAATMMCLAADEIVMSDSSELGPIDPQIPIRQPSGIVEYRPAIAFLKGIEKIKEEAEQKGLNPVYIPILQGIDPAFLTSCEQAINFTRDLGEKWLLRSMCKDNPKKAAEIVSQLLDIDKYPNHGQVINYEEARQIGLKVEYIKFDSDLWQLIWRLTVIYQNELRTKQLVKIFESRNYSAVI
- a CDS encoding CopG family transcriptional regulator is translated as MNKTTTVRVDIETYEGLKKLSQQLNQPMQKIIQEALAEYKRKVILSATAEAFAALKENNKLWQEEIEERQLWENTLQDGIEK
- a CDS encoding type II toxin-antitoxin system PemK/MazF family toxin, whose translation is MNPTRGEIWLVDLNPTRGHEQSGVRPAVIISVDEFNSCPADLVVVVPITSKNKNIPMHVEIQPENSGLARVSFAKPEDIRSISKERLVKKIGQLPKEKLKELEEKIRILLGL
- a CDS encoding RNA-guided endonuclease InsQ/TnpB family protein; this translates as MKLTLSCKFKLWLSQEQKRKLLETTKAYTNAINFVLAENLKDKTTNVKKLHKLYYKTIRKSFSLPAQLAINVYRQAADIYQTLWSQYNNLLHREQNSNTTKEFWNKPSKRKAFTVNYTHGRTFSIKYDQNTDTFFVSIASIYGRIKNIRITGWKQHYNYLKHGEIGDPVLVYDKPSKEFYLHIPVTLEVDEKLYKEITGIDVGERNIVTVVSTAGTRYTVPLPDQVRRIKHHYHELRSQLMSKGTRSARRKLQKVGRSEKRFVSDFLHKLTIDLVRKHPAALFVMEDLSMIRTNRSTYRGSDGEARRQAEQWPFAELQNKLEYKSILYNGIRPVKVDPSYTSLSCPVCGHVSKDNRPGHGELFKCQRCGYEENADIVGATNIAIRYLVEVQQINLRGLLVNQPNAPCPQGQVEQAPTSTGRSS
- a CDS encoding type II toxin-antitoxin system VapC family toxin; the protein is MRKLRVYLDTSVISHLDQQDNPEYMQVTKEFWEEVKKGKYDIYISDAVATELDECPEPKKSKLFKYLNGIEYEKIVIDEQVMELAEKYIAEGIIPAKYSGHAIHIAAASVKDCEILVSWNFKHIVKVKTIQGVNGINKLMGYREIQLVSPLMMLEEEVIDRFETSDMKELHEIREKIYEETKNMTRKEFIEYIHKKAEKAEEEMRKLREKAKKEVIQ